A single genomic interval of Fusarium verticillioides 7600 chromosome 8, whole genome shotgun sequence harbors:
- a CDS encoding NADH dehydrogenase (ubiquinone) 1 alpha/beta subcomplex 1, whose translation MFRSAVLRSVRVAARPAMRSFAVAPRVATAAVPKIQSFQAVRFYSAGGALNKEEVEGRIMSLLKGFDKVNDVSNIGTSAHFANDLGLDSLDTVEVVMAIEEEFSIEIPDKDADSIHSVQQAVEYILNQPDAN comes from the exons ATGTTCCGATCAGCAGTCCTCCGATCCGTCCGCGTCGCCGCCCGTCCCGCCATGCGCTCATTCGCCGTGGCGCCCCGCGTCGCTACCGCCGCTGTCCCCAAGATCCAGAGCTTCCAGGCCGTGCGGTTCTACAGCGCTGGCGGTGcgctcaacaaggaggaggtCGAGGGTCGAATtatgagcttgttgaagggTTTCGACAAG GTTAACGATGTCTCCAAC ATCGGTACCAGCGCTCACTTCGCCAACGACCTCGGTCTTGACTCTCTCGACACCGTTGAGGTCGTCATGGCCATTGAGGAGGAATTCAGCATTGAGATCCCCGACAAGGACGCCGACTCCATCCACTCCG TCCAACAGGCTGTCGAGTACATCCTGAACCAGCCCGACGCCAACTAA
- a CDS encoding NADH-ubiquinone oxidoreductase 23 kDa subunit, mitochondrial, with amino-acid sequence MAHALIARRQLASAATSRASILGLVQQRSYATPHGPPPANFRTSKPVQWTWDRESTLDRMGKFFLMTEMARGMYVLLEQFFRPPYTIYYPFEKGPISPRFRGEHALRRYPSGEERCIACKLCEAICPAQAITIEAEERADGSRRTTKYDIDMTKCIYCGFCQESCPVDAIVESPNAEYATETREELLYNKEKLLSNGDKWEPELAAAIRADSPYR; translated from the exons ATGGCCCACGCACTCATCGCGCGACGCCAGCTCGCCTCCGCTGCCACCAGCAGAGCTAGCATCCTCGGCCTGGTCCAACAGCGAAGCTACGCGACACCCCATGGACCTCCTCCTGCCAACTTCCGAACGAGCAAGCCCGTGCAGTGGACCTGGGACAGGGAAAGCACCCTCGATCGCATGGGAAAGTTTTTCCTCATGACAGAGATGGCGAGGGGCATGTATGTTCTGCTTGAGCAGTTCTTCCGACCACC TTATACAATTTACTACCCCTTCGAGAAG GGCCCTATTTCCCCTCGATTCCGTGGCGAGCACGCCCTTCGACGATACCCCTCCGGTGAAGAACGATGCATTGCTTGCAAGCTTTGCGAGGCT ATCTGCCCTGCCCAGGCCATTACCatcgaggctgaggagcgaGCTGACGGATCCCGCCGAACAACCAAGTACGATATCGACATGACCAAGTGCATTTACTGCGGTTTCTGCCAGGAGTCCTGCCCCGTCGACGCTATCGTCGAGTCACCCAACGCCGAGTACGCCACTGAGACCcgagaagagcttctttACAACAAGG agaagcttctctccAACGGCGACAAATGGGAGCCTGAGCTTGCAGCTGCTATTCGCGCCGACTCACCATACCGATAA